TCGCGCTGGACGGTGCGGCGCAGCGGCCGGGCACCCAGCACGGGGTCGAAGCCCTTCTCGGCCAGGAGGTCCTTGGCGTTCTGGGTGAGCTCGAGCTGCATGTCGCGGTCGCGCAGGCGGACCTCCACGGCGGCGATCATGTTGTCGACCATGTGGATGATCTGCTCCTTGCTCAGCGGCGGGAACACGATCGTCTCGTCCACACGGTTGAGGAACTCGGGGCGGAAGTGCTGCTTGAGCTCCTCGGTGACCTTGCCCTTCATCCGCTCGTAGGAGCCGGCCGCGTCGCCGCCCTGGTTGAAGCCCAGGTGCACCGACTTGGCGATGTCGCGCGTGCCGAGGTTGGTGGTCATGATGATGACGGTGTTCTTGAAGTCGACCACCCGGCCCTGGGAGTCGGTCAGGCGACCCTCCTCCAGGATCTGCAGCAGGCTGTTGAAGATGTCGGGGTGGGCCTTCTCGACCTCGTCGAAGAGCACCACGGAGAACGGCTTGCGGCGCACCTTCTCGGTGAGCTGGCCGCCCTCCTCGTAGCCGACGTAGCCCGGGGGCGAGCCGAAGAGCCGCGAGACGGTGTGCTTCTCGCCGAACTCGCTCATGTCGAGCTGGATCAGCGCGTCCTCGTCGCCGAAGAGGAACTCCGCGAGCGTCTTGGACAGCCAGGTCTTACCGACACCGGAGGGGCCGGCGAAGATGAAGGAGCCACCGGGACGCTTGGGGTCCTTCAGGCCGGCACGGGTACGCCGGATGGCGCGGGAGAGCGCCTTGACGGCCTCGTCCTGGCCGATGACGCGCTTGTGGAGCTCGTCCTCCATCTTGAGCAGACGGGTGGACTCCTCCTCCGACAGCTTCACGATCGGGATGCCGGTCGCCACGGCGAGCACCTCGGCGATCAGCTCCTCGTCGACCTCGGCGACCTCGTCCATGTCGCCGGAGCGCCACTGCTTCTCGCGCTCGGACTTCTTCAGGATCAGCTGCTTCTCCTCGTCGCGCAGACGGGCAGCGGCCTCGAAGTCCTGGCCGTCGATCGCGGCCTCCTTGCGCTGACGGACCTCGTCGATCTTGTCGTCGAACTCGCGCAGGTCCGCCGGCGCGGTCATCCGCCGGATCCGCAGCCGCGAGCCGGCCTCGTCGATGAGGTCGATGGCCTTGTCGGGCAGGAAGCGGTCGGAGATGTAGCGGTCGGCCAGCGTCGCCGCGGAGACCAGCGCCTCGTCGGTGATGGTGACGCGGTGGTGTGCCTCGTAGCGGTCGCGGATGCCCTTGAGCATCTCGATCGTGTCGGCGATCGACGGCTCGGGGACCTGGATCGGCTGGAAGCGGCGCTCGAGCGCGGCGTCCTTCTCGAGGTACTTGCGGTACTCGTCGAGGGTGGTCGCACCGATCGTCTGCAGCTCGCCGCGGGCCAGCATCGGCTTGAGGATGCTGGCGGCGTCGATGGCGCCCTCGGCCGCACCGGCCCCGACGAGGGTGTGGATCTCGTCGATGAACAGCACGATGTCGCCGCGGGTGCGGATCTCCTTGAGCACCTTCTTCAGGCGCTCCTCGAAGTCACCGCGGTAGCGCGAGCCGGCGACCAGCGCACCCAGGTCGAGGGTGTAGATCTGCTTGTCCTTCAGCGTCTCGGGCACGTTGCCCTTGACGATGTCCTGGGCCAGGCCCTCGACGATCGAGGTCTTGCCGACCCCGGGCTCGCCGATGAGGACCGGGTTGTTCTTCGTGCGCCGCGACAGCACCTGCATGACGCGCTCGATCTGCTGGGCGCGACCGATGATCGGGTCGAGCTTGCCGTCGCGGGCGTCCTGGGTGAGGTTGCGACCGAACTGGTCGAGCACCAGGCTGCTGGAGGGCGACTCGCCGCCGCCGGCGGTCGCGGCCTGCGCGGACTGGCTGGACTCCTTGCCCTGGAAGCCCGAGAGCAGCTGGATGACCTGCTGGCGCACCCGGTTGAGGTCGGCGCCGAGCTTCTGCAGCACCTGGGCGGCCACGCCCTCGCCCTCGCGGATCAGGCCGAGCAGGATATGCTCGGTGCCGATGTAGGAGTGGCCGAGCTGCAGCGCCTCGCGCAGGGACAGCTCGAGCACCTTCTTGGCGCGCGGGGTGAACGGGATGTGCCCGCTGGGCGCCTGCTGGCCCTGGCCGATGATCTCCTCGACCTGGGCGCGGACGGCCTCCAGCGAGATGTCGAGGCTCTCCAGCGCCTTGGCGGCGACACCCTCGCCCTCGTGGATCAGGCCGAGCAGGATGTGCTCGGTCCCGATGTAGTTGTGGGAGAGCATGCGGGCCTCTTCCTGGGCCAGCACGACCACCCGTCGGGCCCGGTCGGTGAACCGCTCGAACATGCGCATCGCTCCTCTGTGCCGGTGTGGGGCTCCGACGTCCCGCCGTCTCCGGAGACGCCAGCCATCACTGGGTCCAACCCCGCCGACAGCCTACGCGTTCCCTGGTCGCCCATCCGTTGCATCCGCTGAGAGCGAACAGAGCCTTCACAGCCGACCCCGCGGCTCGTGTGGGCCAGCGCGGTCCAGGGCCCGCGCTGGGCCGCACGAGGCGGTCCTCAGCGAGCCGAGCCGGGCGTCACGAGCCCGTGCTCGTAGGCCCACACCACGGCCTGGACCCGGTCCCGCAGGCCCAGCTTGCGCAGCACCTCGGCCACGTGGGACTTCACCGTCTCGGTGCTGACGACCAGGTCCTCGGCGATCTCGGCGTTGGCCAGACCGCGCCCCAGCAGCCCGAGCACCTCGCCCTCCCGCCTGGTCAGGCCGTACGCCGCCGGGTCGGTGGCCCGGGTGGCCGGCTGCTCCGCGAAGTCCTCGACCAGCCTCCTGGTCACGCTCGGCCCGAGCAGCATGCCGCCGTCCGCGACCAGGCGGACCGCCTCCACCAGCCGCTCCGCGGGCACGTCCTTGAGCAGGAACCCGCTGGCCCCCGCACGCACGGCCGCGACGACGTACTCGTCGAGGTCGAAGGTGGTCAGCACCAGCACCCGGGTCGCGTGGGCGCGACCGAGGGCCGCCGTCGCCGCGATGCCGTCCATGACCGGCATCCGCACGTCGACGACCGCCACGTCGGGGTCCTCGGCCGCCACGAGCGCGACGAGCTCGGCACCGTCGGCCGCCGTGCCCACCACCTCGATGTCGGGGGCGGCGGCCAGCACCGCGGCGAACCCGGCCCGGACGACCGGTTGGTCGTCTGCCACCACGACACGGAGGGGAGTCTCAGCCACGCAGGTCAGCCTCCACCACGAAGGTGTCGCCCGCGGGGCCGGCACGGAGGCTGCCGCCCAGGGCCTCGACCCGCTCGCGGGCGCCGGTGAGCCCGCGACCCGGGTCGGTCGCCGCCGCCGGGGCCGCGAGCCGGGTGACCACGCGCAGCCACAGACCCGCGTCGGAGCCGCGCACGGTCACCTCGACCGGCCGCCCGGGCGCGTGCCGCCGGGCGTTGGTGAGCGCCTCCTGGAGCACCCGGTAGCCGGCGTACCCGATCGGGGCGGGGACCTGCGCCAGACCGGCCGGGCCCTCGGCCCAGGTCACTGGTTCGCCCGCGGCGACGGCGCGGTCGACGAGATCGGGGAGGTCGGCGGCCGTCGGCTGCGGCGCCAGGGCCGGGTCGTCCTCGCTGCGCCGCAGGACGCCGAGCACCCCGCGCAGCTCGTCGAGGGCGCGGCGCGAGTCCGCGGCGATCTCGGCCAGCACCTCCTTGCCCCCGTCGCCGAGGTCGGTGGTGGTGTACGGCGCGGTCTCGGCGCGCACCGCGATCAGGCTGACGTGGTGGGCGACGACGTCGTGCAGGTCGCGGGCCAGGCGTGCGCGCTCCTCGGTGACCGCGGACTGCTGCTCGACCTCGCCCGCGCGGGCCTCCAGGACCTCCGCCCGGGCCATCCGCTCACCGGCTCGGCGGCCGGCCTCGGCGACCGCGAGGACCAGGAGAGCGAACACGGCGTACGCCGCGAGCATGACCGGCCGGTCGCTGTCGTAGGCGAAGTCGACGTTGATGGTGTCGAAGACCTCCAGCCTCGACACCGGCACGAGGATGACCGGCGCGACCACGCCGACCCCGAGGGCGCCGAGCCCCACCCCCGCGGGACGGGAGCGCTGCCAGGCGACCGCGGCCGCCAGCACCAGCGCGACGTAGACGGTGATCGGCACCCCGGTGGAGCCGTAGAGGCTCAGCAGCACCGGCGCCAGGCCCGCCGCTGCGGCGAGCACGCTCCAGCGCAGCGCCAGGAGCGGCGCGAGGGCGAGGCTCAGCGCCGCGACCGGCAGCAGCAGGTCACCGAGGCGGATGAACTCCTCGCCGTTCTCCAGGAAGGGCCGCCACTCGATCAGCGGGGTCCAGACGACCAGGAGCGCCGCGAAGGCACCGGCGCAGGCCAGGCGCGCCGGGTGTCGGCGGACGTCGGCGAGGAAGGCGGCCGAGGGGGTGGAGGGAGCGGCGCCCGAGACGGTGGTCATGCCAGGAGTCTGCTGACGACGCCGGACGTGCGACACCCTCGCGCGAGGGAACTCCTGCTCCCCCTCGCGAGGGTGTCGTGCGTGAGTGACCGCTCGGCGTCAGTGGGCGGCGTCGAAGGCCTCACGGACGTCGGCGGGGATGCGGCCGCGGTCGGGGACGTCGTGGCCGTTCTCGCGCGCCCACTCACGGACCTCCTTCGGGCTCGGGCCCGAGGTGGAGGCGGCGGACTTGGCGCGGGCGCGGCCGCGGGAGCCGGTGACCTTGCGGGCGTGGCCGACGTAGGTGGCCAGGGCCTCGCGGAGCTTGGTCGCGTTGTCCTCGTTGAGGTCGATCTCGTACGAGGTGCCGTCGAGGGCGAAGGAGACGGTCTCGTCGGCCTCGCCGCCGTCGAGGTCGTCCTCGAGGATGATCTGGACCTTCTGTGCCATGGGCATTCCTTGCTGGTGCGACATCGTTGACGCGAATCACCGGGAAATCCCCGGTGCGCGCTTTCCACTATGCCAGTCGATATCCACTTCTCGCCAATTCCATGCGGTATAGATCGAGGAATCGGCGCACATTCGCGCAGTTTTACCGATATCAGCGGCGCAAACGCGCGGCGCGGTTGATTCAGGAATGCCGGCGATTACGGGCAAAGACCATGCCCAGGCCCTGCAGGGTCAACCACGGCTGGTGATCGGTGAAGCAGCCGCACTCCCCGACGACGAGCGGGGCGAGATATCCGGTGGAGATCACGCGGACCTCCTCGGCGGGTACGCCGAGCTCGCGCACCATCCGCGCGACCAACCCCTCGACCTGGGCGGCCGTGCCGAAGACCATGCCCGACTGCAGCGCCTCGACGGTGTTCTTGGCGACGACCGTGCGCGGCCGGGCCAGCTCGACCTTGCGCAGCTGCGCGCCCCGGCGGCCCAGCGCCTCCAGAGAGATCTCCAGGCCGGGGGCGATGGCGCCGCCGACGTACTCCCCGCGCGGGGAGATCACGTCGTAGGTCGTGGCGGTGCCGCCGAAGTCCACGACGACCGCCGGCCCGCCGAAGATCGCCGCGACCGCGAGCGCGTTGAGGATGCGGTCGGACCCGACCTCGCGCGGGTTGTCCACGAGCACCGGGATGCCGGTGCGCACGCCGGGCTCCACCACCACGTGGGGCACCTCGGCGAAGTGGCCGGCGAGCATGTCGCGCCACTCGTGCAGCACCGCCGGCACCGTCGAGCAGACCGCGATGCCGTCGAGCTCGGCCTGGCGGCGACCGAGCAGGCCGCGCAGCAGCACCGCCCACTCATCAGCCGTGCGCCGCTCGTCGGTGGCGATGCGCCAGTGGTCGCCGACCGTGCCCGGCCCACCGTCGGCACCGGGCTCGAGCAGGCCGAGCACGGTGTGGGCGTTGCCGATGTCGGCGACCAGCAGCGGCATCAGTGCTCCCGGAAGTCCAGACCGAGGTCGAAGACGGTCACGGAGTGGGTGAGCGCACCGACCGACACGAAGTCGACGCCGGTCGCCGCGATCCGCTCGGCGCGCTCCAGGGTGATGCCACCGGAGGCCTCGAGGGTCGCCCGGCCCGCGGCCAGCTCCACGGCTCGGGTGAGCATCGCGTCGTCCATGTTGTCGAGCAGCACCTCGGTGCACCCGGCCTCGATGACCGCAAGGAGCTGGTCGAGGTCGGTCACCTCGACCTCGATCCGCAGCTCGGGGTTGGCGGCACGTACCAGGCGGTAGGCCTCGACGACGCCGCCGGCGGCCACCACGTGGTTGTCCTTGACCATGGCGCGGTCGGCCAGCGAGAAGCGGTGGTTGACCCCGCCGCCGCAGCGGACGGCGTACTTCTGCAGCGCGCGCCAGCCGGGCAGCGTCTTGCGGGTGTCCAGCACCCGGGTGCGCGATCCGGCCAGCGCGTCGACCCACCGCGAGGTGGCGGTGGCGACGCCGGAGAGGTGGGAGGCGAAGTTGAGGGCGGTCCGCTCCCCGGTGAGTACGCCGGAGACGGGCCCCGCCACGGTCAGCACCGTGTCCCCGGGGCCGACCCGGGTGCCGTCCGGGACGCGCTGGAGGGTCTCGACGTCCTCGCCGAGGGCGTAGCGCAGCGCCACCTCGGCGACTGCGAGCCCGGCCACGACGCCGGTCTCCCGGGAGACCACGTCGGCCACCGCGCGACCCATCTCGGGCATCGCCGCGCTGGTGACGTCGGCGGCGCCGTCGGGCAGGTCCTCCTCGAACGCCGAGACGACGTGGCCGTAGACCTCGACCGGGTCGAGGCCGGCCGCGGCGAGCTCGTCCACGAGCGGGCGCGGGAGGCGGGCGTAGGAGAGCCGGGCGATCACGGCAGGACCTCGCTGGACCCGCCGTCGGCACCATCGCTGGACCCGTCGCTGGGGGGCGCGGGGGCGAAGACCACGCTGGTGGCGCCGTCGCGCATCCGCACGTCGAGGTGGCCGGCCCACGTGGCGTCGTCGCGCTCGGGGAAGTCCTCGCGCCAGTGCGACCCCCGGGTCTCCTCGCGGACGGTCGCGGCGTCGGCGACGGCCGAGGCGATGGTGAGCAGGTTGGTGGTCTCCCAGGCGTCGAGGTCGACCAGGTCGGCGGGGGTGGCGGCCAGGTCGTCGAGGTAGTCGGTGACCCCGGCCAGGCCCTCGGCGTTGCGCAGCACCCCGACCCGGGTGGTCATGGCGTCCTGCAGGCCGCGGCGCACCGAGCCGGGGACCAGCCCGTCGGTGCGCTCGTCGGTCGCGGGCTCCGACCAGGGCCGCAGCTCGCCGGGCAGGACCGCGGCGATGCGCCGGGAGAAGACCAGGCCCTCGAGCAGGGAGTTGGAGGCCAACCGGTTGGCGCCGTGCACGCCGGAGCAGGCGACCTCGCCGGTGGCGTAGAGCCCGGGGACGTCGGTGCGCCCCCACAGGTCGGTGCGCACGCCACCGGAGGCGTAGTGGCACGCCGGCGCCACCGGGATCAGCTCGGTCACGGGGTCGACCCCGTGGGAGCGGCAGGTCGCCAGGATGGTCGGGAAGCGGCGCTGCCACTTCTCCTCGCCGAAGTGCCGGGCGTCGAGCCACATGTGCGGCCGGCCGGTCTCCATCATCCGGCGCATGATCGCCTTGGCGACCACGTCGCGCGGCGCGAGGTCGGCGAGCTCGTGCTGGCCCTGCATGAAGCGGTCGCCAGCATCGTCGACGAGGAACGCGCCCTCACCGCGGACGGCCTCGGAGATCAGCGGCTGCTGGCCGACCGAGTCGGCGCCGAGCCACATGACGGTGGGGTGGAACTGCACGAACTCCAGGTCGCGCAGCGTCGCGCCGCCGCGCAGCGCGAGCGCCATCCCGTCGCCGGTGGAGACGACGGGGTTCGTGGTCTGGGAGAAGATCTGGCCCATCCCGCCGCTGGCCAGGACGACCGCGCGGCAGCGGACCATCCCGACCCCGTCTCGCTGTCCCTCGCCCATCACGTGCAGCGTCACGCCCGCGACGCCGCCCTCACCGGCGGGGCCGTCGAGGAGCAGGTCGACGGCCAGGGCACGCTTGATGATCTCGATCTCGGGGGCACGGCCGACGGCCTCGATGAGCGCCCGCTGGATCTCCGCGCCGGTGGCGTCGCCGCCGGCGTGGGCGATGCGGTCGCGGTGGTGGCCGCCCTCGCGGGTCAGGGAGAGCTCGCCGGCCGGGTCGCGGTCGAACTGCGCGCCCAGGGCGATCAGCTCGTGCACGGCCGCCGGACCCTCGGTCACCAGCGCACGGACCGCCTCGGGGTCGCAGGCGCCGGCACCGGCGACGAGGGTGTCGAGCTCGTGCTCGGCAGGGGTGTCCTCCGGGCCGAGCGCCGCGGCGATGCCGCCCTGGGCCCACCGGGTCGAGCCGGCGGCGAGGCGGTCCTTGGTGACGACCAGGACCTTGCCGCCCTCGGGGCCGAGCTCCTCCTTCAGCCGCAGGGCCGCGGTGAGCCCGGCGATGCCGGAGCCGATGACGACGACGTCGGCGGTGACCGACCAGCCGGGGTCGGGTGCGCTCAGCCGGCCGGGCAGGCGGCGCACGGGGGCGTCGAGCACCTCGGGGGTCGCCCCGGGCGTGGGTCGTGGCATCGGGTCAGGCTAGCGGTGCGGCCGAAGCAGTCGTGCGGCGCCGGTCAGCGCCGGGCCGTCACGTCGCCGCGCACCAGACCGTCGCCGTCGAAGGTCTCGGCCGGGTCGAAGCCGGTGGCCATGATCTTGTTGTCGGAGTCGACGAAGACCACGTGCGGCTTGAGCTCCTTGGCCTCCTCGGTGGTCATCTGGGCGTAGCCGATGAGGATCACCAGGTCGCCGGGGTGCACCAGGCGCGCGGCGGCGCCGTTGATGCCGATCACGCCCGAGCCGCGCTCGCCGGCGATCGTGTAGGTCTCCAGGCGGGCACCGTTGTCGATGTCGACGATGTGCACGAGCTCGCCGGCCAGCAGGTCCGCGGCGTCGAGGAGGTCCTCGTCCACGGTCACCGAGCCGACGTAGTGCAGGTCGGCCTGCGTCACGGTCGCGCGGTGGATCTTGCTCTTCATCATGGTCCGGAGCATCAGTCGATCCTTCCGATCGTCAGGGGCAGGTTGTCGATGAGTCGCGTGGTGCCGACCCGGGCGGCGATGAGGATGCGGGCCTCGGTGCCGGGGGCCGGGTCGTCGGGCAGCGGGTCGAGGTCGGGGGTGGTGACCTCCAGGTAGTCCAGGTCGACCCCGTCGGACTCGCGCAGCACCGCACGCGCCTCGTCCAGGGCCGGACCGAGCCCGTAGACGGCGTTCTCGACGGCGGCGTACAGCGTGCGGGACAGCGCGGTGGCCTGGCGGCGCTGGTCCTCGTCGAGGTGCACGTTGCGGCTGGAGAGCGCCAGGCCGTCGGGCTCACGGACGGTCTCGGCGCCGACGACGTCGACACCCATGCAGAGGTCCTCGACCATCCGGCGGATCATCACCAGCTGCTGGTAGTCCTTCTGGCCGAAGACGGCGACGTCGGGGCGGACCAGCCCGAAGAGCTTGGCCACCACGGTGAGCACGCCGCGGTAGTGGCCCTTGCGGCTGCGGCCCTCCAGCACCTTGGCCAGCGGCCCCGGGCGCACCATGACGGCGTCGTCGTCGCCCGTGCCGTGGGGGTACATCTCGGCCACGTCGGGGGCGAAGACCACGTCCACGCCCTCGCGCTCGCAGACCTTGACGTCGGCCTCGAGGGTGCGGGGGTACTGCTCGAGGTCGGCCGCCTCGCCGAACTGTGTCGGGTTCACGAAGATGCTGGCGACCACGGCGCCGTCGCCCACCAGCGAACGAGCCTCGCGCAGCAGCGCGGCGTGCCCGTCGTGCAGGGCGCCCATCGTGGGCACGAAGCCGACCCGGTGGCCCGCGCGGCGGGCGGGCGCCAGCGCGGCGGCGAGCTCGGCGCGGGTCGTGACGACGACCGGGGCGCTCATCGCCCGACCTCGCGGTGCTGGCTCCACTGGTGCACGGGCACCTCCGCGGTGGCCGCGTCCAGCAGCTCGTTGATCTTCAGCGCGCGGATCGGCAGCAGCCGGCCGTCGGTGACGGCACGGCCCAGCGTCGCCCGCGCCATCGCGACGTACGACGCCAGCGACTGCGGCGCGTTGTCGCGCAGGTCCGCGAGGTGCGCCTCGACGGTCCCCGCGTCACCCCGCACGATGGGGCCGGTGAGGGCGGCGTCGCCGTGGGCCAGGGCGTTGTCGAGGGCGGCGTGCAGGAGCGGACGCAGCGTGGCGGCAGGGTCGTCGGCGCCGGCGGCGGCCAGCACCTCCATCGCCTCGGTCACCAGCGTGACCAGGTGGTTGGCGCCGTGGGCCAGCCCCGCGTGGTAGAGCGTGCGCATCTCCTCGGGCACCCACATCGGGCGCCCGCCGAGGTCGGCGACCAGCGCCTCCGCGAAGGGGCGCTCCGCCGCGCCGGCGGTGAGGCCGAACACGCAGCCGCCGAGCCGCTCGAGGTCCACGGCGGTGCCGGTGAAGGTCATCGCCGGGTGCACGGCGGCCACCCGGGCACCGACCGCGGCGGCCGGCTCGAGGACGGCCAGGCCGTGCCGGCCCGAGGTGTGCACGACGTACTGGCCCTCGCGGATCGCGCCCGCCCCCACCAGGGTGGACACGACGTTGCCGAGCATGTCGTCGGGCACCGTGAGGAGCAGCAGCTCGCAGTCGCGGGCCACGGCGGACGGCTTGGCGTTGGGGACGCCGGGCAGCAGCGTCTCGATGCGCTCCAGCGTGGCGTCGGAGTCACCGGCGGCGGCCACGACGTGGTGGCCGGCGGCGCGCAATCGGGCGGCGAGGACGGCCCCGACGCGTCCGGCGCCGACGACGCCCACCCGCAGGGCGGGGTGGACCATGGTCTGAACCTTTCGTTCCAGTCCCTCCGACCACCCGGGGGCCCCGGGCCGGTGTGGGTACCGGACGTTGTGCTCGAACTTGCGGCGTCCACGGTACGCGGCCCGAAACGCCCGTGTAACCCGATCAGGGGTGTGACCTGGCCGACACCGGTGGCTGGGGTGGGGGCGCTGGGTCCGGGGTGGGCTGAGCCTGAGGGCGGGGACGCTCCCGTCCACCCGCACCCCCCGGCGGAGGGGAACCACCCCTTCCGCTCCTTCGTCGCTCCAGGGGGGCCAGGCCCATCCACCCTCCGCCGGGGGGTGCGGCCGGCCGTGCGCGTCCCCGCCGCTGTGGGCTCAGCCCACCTCGAGCGGGCGCGGGGCGCGGGGCAGCCAGGTCTGGGTGACGTGGTCGACGATGTGGACGCCCTCGGGGGCGGTGATCTCGTGGACGCCGGGGGGCAGCTGGCCCTCCTTGAGGGCGTGGAAGACCGCCCACTCGCGGCGCTTGCGACGGTTGCGCCAGGAGGTCGCGAAGGACTCCGGGTCGGTCCAGTGGGCGAACTCGTCACCGTCGAGGTACTTCAGCTCCACGCACAGGCCCTGCGGCAGGCCGATGGAGCGGCACTGCTCGGGGGTGGAGCGGATCTCCCACTCGAAGGCCTTGGTGAACACGAAGTCCGGGCCGACGGGGTAGCCCCACTCCTCGGCGTTGCGCAAGCCCAGGTCGAGATAGCCGTGGGAGTCGGAGTCGAGGTAGAGCCCGTGGCGCGGGACGCGGATGATCGACTGGACGCCGCCGATCTGCCAGGTCAGGTCGGCCAGCGACACCTCGCCCTCGGTGGTGAGGACCATGTCGCCGTCCCACTTCCAGGAGTAGCGGGTCTGCACCAGCGAGAAGCACCAGTTGTAGAAGTAGGACAGCGAGTGCACCGACAGCTCGTGCTGGCCCAGGTGCTCGGCGCCGGCGCGGGCGACCTCGAAGGGGTACGACGCCTGGGTCAGCTTGTCGGCCAGGCCCGCCTTCGCAGCGGTCTCGGCGGCCACCTCGGGGGTGCCGTCGGTGGAGCCGTTGTCGACGACGATCACGTGGTCGGTGGCCCGCAGCAGCGGCGGCAGCACGAACGGCAGCGACGGCGCCTCGTCCTTGACCCGCAGCACCGCGGTGGCCCCGGCCCGCAGGCCGCCGGGGCGGTTCCACGGCCAGGTGATGTCGAAGTCGGTGTGGCCCTCGAGGTTGGTGAGCCCCTGGGGGTTGCGGATCGCGTTCACGGCGCGGCCAGCCCCGCTCAGCGCTCGCGGCCGACGGCCCTGCGCAGCCCGCGGCGCACACCCGGCGGGATGGCGGCGCGCAGGCCGTGCGGGATGCGGTCGGCGACGTACGCCGGGTCCGCGCTGTCGACGGGGGCGTCCGCGCCGCCCTCCTTGCCGGGCTTCTCGCGGCCGCGGCGGGTCTTCTGCTCGGCAGCGACCACCGAGGAGCGCGAGATGGCCTCGGACTCCTCGTAGAGCTCGACGTACCCCTCGCGCAGCTGGTCGAGGGCCTCGTGCACCTCGGGGGTGTCGCCGCCCTCGTCGGCGAGCTTGTTGAGCTCGGTCCAGGTGTCGGCGACCAGCTCGTGGAGGCGCTTGGGGAGACCGAGGTCATCGAGGCTGCCGGAGACGCGGCGCAGGCCGGGGTCGACGAAGCGGTGCGCGTCGCGGATGCGCTCGGACTTGGCGTGCAGGATGTGCTGGAGGCCGAGCTGCTCGCCGGTGTACATGACGGCCTTGGTCCAGTCGTCGAGCAGGTCGCCGTAGCGGATGAAGACCCGGCCGCCGTCGGCGACGGACTCGCGGGTGGCGCGCTCGGTGTGCAGCAGCATGTTGAGCCAGCTGGCGGCCAGGTGGGCCGAGCCGAGCCGGTTGGCGTAGTACTTCTGCTTGGAGCCGACGACCTCGCTGGGCGGCCGCAGCATCGTGGCGAAGACGGGGGTGGCGCCGCAGCGGATGGCAGCCACGCGCCACAGCGAGAGGAACCAGCTCAGCCGCGGGTCCTTCACGACCAGCTCGGGATTGACCGCGAAGTGCCCCTCGAGCCACTCGGCGGTCTTGATCCGCTCGGGCTCGCGGGTGGAGACCCGACCGGTCTCGAACCACGCGTCGGGCCGGCTGTCGCTGACCTGCACGACCGCCTCGCGCAGCAGCCGCGAGTGGTGCTCCACGGCCCAGGCGGGCTCGGCGAAGCCCTTCGGGTTGGTCTCGTCGGGCTCGACCTCGGGCTGCGGCACGTGCAGGCCCATGATCTTCATCAGCCCCGCCATCGTGCTCGTGCCGGAGCGACCGGCTCCGGCGACGAAGAGGACCTTGCGGTCGTACGACATCGGGTCGGGGTCGGCGGGCACGGTGAAGGCGTCAGGCTGGGCACTCACGGGAGGGGACTCTATCCGCCTGAGGGGCTCCGACCAGCACCGCTAGCGTTCTGCCATGAGCTTCTGGCGTCGCGACCGTCCGCTGCTGTCGGTCGTGGTGCCGGCCTACGACGTCGAGGACTACCTCGGCGAGTGCCTCGACAGCCTGCTGGCGCAGACCTACTCCCCCGTCGAGATCGTGGTCGTCGACGACGGCTCGACCGACTCCACCGGCCGGGTCGCCGACTCCTACGCCGCCGCCCACCCCGACCGGATCCGGGTGCTGCACACCGACAACCACGGGCTCGGCGCGGCCCGCAACGCCGGGGTCGAGGTGGCCACGGGCGAGCTGCTGGCCTTCGCCGACAGCGACGACGTCGTGCCCCCGGCGGCGTACGACGTGATGTGGCGCCAGCTGCGCCGCGGTGCGGACTTCGTGACCGGCTCGATCGCGCGGTGGGACGGCGAGCGGCTGGAGGAGCCACGGTGGATGCGGCGGCTGCACCCGCGGCGGATGGCCTTCATCGACCAGCACCCCGAGATCCTGGGCGACGTGTTCGCGTGGAACAAGCTGTTCCGCCGCGAGTTCTGGGACGCAGCGGACCTCTCCTGGCCGGTGGGCGTGCGCTACGAGGACCAGCCGACCACCACGCGCGCCTTCCTCGCCTCGCGTCGTTTCGGCGTGGTGCCCGACGTCGTCTACCACTGGCGGATCCGGGTCGACGGCTCCTCGATCACCCAGCAGCGCTCCAGCCTGGAGGACCTGCGCGACCGGTGGCGCACCAAGCAGATGACGCTCGCCTCGGTCGAGGACTACGGCGACCCGAAGG
This genomic window from Nocardioides marinus contains:
- a CDS encoding ATP-dependent Clp protease ATP-binding subunit, with product MFERFTDRARRVVVLAQEEARMLSHNYIGTEHILLGLIHEGEGVAAKALESLDISLEAVRAQVEEIIGQGQQAPSGHIPFTPRAKKVLELSLREALQLGHSYIGTEHILLGLIREGEGVAAQVLQKLGADLNRVRQQVIQLLSGFQGKESSQSAQAATAGGGESPSSSLVLDQFGRNLTQDARDGKLDPIIGRAQQIERVMQVLSRRTKNNPVLIGEPGVGKTSIVEGLAQDIVKGNVPETLKDKQIYTLDLGALVAGSRYRGDFEERLKKVLKEIRTRGDIVLFIDEIHTLVGAGAAEGAIDAASILKPMLARGELQTIGATTLDEYRKYLEKDAALERRFQPIQVPEPSIADTIEMLKGIRDRYEAHHRVTITDEALVSAATLADRYISDRFLPDKAIDLIDEAGSRLRIRRMTAPADLREFDDKIDEVRQRKEAAIDGQDFEAAARLRDEEKQLILKKSEREKQWRSGDMDEVAEVDEELIAEVLAVATGIPIVKLSEEESTRLLKMEDELHKRVIGQDEAVKALSRAIRRTRAGLKDPKRPGGSFIFAGPSGVGKTWLSKTLAEFLFGDEDALIQLDMSEFGEKHTVSRLFGSPPGYVGYEEGGQLTEKVRRKPFSVVLFDEVEKAHPDIFNSLLQILEEGRLTDSQGRVVDFKNTVIIMTTNLGTRDIAKSVHLGFNQGGDAAGSYERMKGKVTEELKQHFRPEFLNRVDETIVFPPLSKEQIIHMVDNMIAAVEVRLRDRDMQLELTQNAKDLLAEKGFDPVLGARPLRRTVQREIEDVLAEKMLYGEVGAGQIVLVDVEGEGPARAFTFKGQKISALPDVPPLETAGAPEVSEEGGAPDVPKSGPTE
- a CDS encoding type III pantothenate kinase, with the translated sequence MPLLVADIGNAHTVLGLLEPGADGGPGTVGDHWRIATDERRTADEWAVLLRGLLGRRQAELDGIAVCSTVPAVLHEWRDMLAGHFAEVPHVVVEPGVRTGIPVLVDNPREVGSDRILNALAVAAIFGGPAVVVDFGGTATTYDVISPRGEYVGGAIAPGLEISLEALGRRGAQLRKVELARPRTVVAKNTVEALQSGMVFGTAAQVEGLVARMVRELGVPAEEVRVISTGYLAPLVVGECGCFTDHQPWLTLQGLGMVFARNRRHS
- a CDS encoding response regulator; this encodes MAETPLRVVVADDQPVVRAGFAAVLAAAPDIEVVGTAADGAELVALVAAEDPDVAVVDVRMPVMDGIAATAALGRAHATRVLVLTTFDLDEYVVAAVRAGASGFLLKDVPAERLVEAVRLVADGGMLLGPSVTRRLVEDFAEQPATRATDPAAYGLTRREGEVLGLLGRGLANAEIAEDLVVSTETVKSHVAEVLRKLGLRDRVQAVVWAYEHGLVTPGSAR
- a CDS encoding histone-like nucleoid-structuring protein Lsr2, translated to MAQKVQIILEDDLDGGEADETVSFALDGTSYEIDLNEDNATKLREALATYVGHARKVTGSRGRARAKSAASTSGPSPKEVREWARENGHDVPDRGRIPADVREAFDAAH
- a CDS encoding sensor histidine kinase, which produces MTTVSGAAPSTPSAAFLADVRRHPARLACAGAFAALLVVWTPLIEWRPFLENGEEFIRLGDLLLPVAALSLALAPLLALRWSVLAAAAGLAPVLLSLYGSTGVPITVYVALVLAAAVAWQRSRPAGVGLGALGVGVVAPVILVPVSRLEVFDTINVDFAYDSDRPVMLAAYAVFALLVLAVAEAGRRAGERMARAEVLEARAGEVEQQSAVTEERARLARDLHDVVAHHVSLIAVRAETAPYTTTDLGDGGKEVLAEIAADSRRALDELRGVLGVLRRSEDDPALAPQPTAADLPDLVDRAVAAGEPVTWAEGPAGLAQVPAPIGYAGYRVLQEALTNARRHAPGRPVEVTVRGSDAGLWLRVVTRLAAPAAATDPGRGLTGARERVEALGGSLRAGPAGDTFVVEADLRG